Proteins encoded in a region of the Phormidium ambiguum IAM M-71 genome:
- the gloA gene encoding lactoylglutathione lyase yields the protein MRLLHTMLRVGNLEESLKFYTEVLGMKLLRQKDYPDGKFTLAFVGYGDESDHTVLELTYNWGVEQYNLGDAYGHIAIGVDDIYATCAEIKAQGGKVVREPGPMKHGSTVIAFVQDPDGYKVELIQLGTQGTATVKQEAEPKLISQ from the coding sequence ATGCGGCTGCTACACACAATGTTGCGCGTTGGTAACTTAGAAGAATCGCTCAAATTCTATACTGAAGTCTTGGGTATGAAGTTGTTAAGGCAGAAAGATTATCCAGATGGTAAGTTTACTTTGGCTTTTGTTGGCTATGGTGATGAGTCCGACCACACGGTTTTGGAATTAACTTATAACTGGGGTGTTGAGCAGTACAATTTGGGTGATGCTTACGGGCATATTGCGATCGGAGTTGATGACATCTATGCTACTTGTGCAGAAATTAAAGCTCAAGGTGGTAAAGTAGTCCGCGAACCTGGGCCGATGAAACATGGTTCTACCGTTATTGCTTTTGTTCAAGACCCGGATGGCTATAAAGTCGAGTTAATCCAGTTAGGTACCCAAGGAACAGCAACCGTTAAGCAAGAAGCTGAACCAAAATTAATCTCTCAATAG